Part of the Nicotiana sylvestris chromosome 2, ASM39365v2, whole genome shotgun sequence genome, TTCTAATTTGAAAATACCAGTGTTAACTGTACCGTTAACTTTGATTTGCCAGATAAATTATAAGGGTGCTTAGACAGACGTGGATGAAATGAGATACATTCCTTTTTGTGGTTCTCTGATATTGTTTCCTTTTAACTCCTTCTGAAGTGGATTATGTTTTTATCCCAGGATTTTGAGCTTAGCATATACAGCCTGAACGGATCGTCAACTAGCAAGCAGGTCACCTGCAGTAATAGCTTGTGTACAGAGCGCAATAATTGCCTTGGTACATATAGCCACTGCCCTTATTCAGTGTCCTATGTCTCCTCGGAAACTTCAACTTCAGGAATTTTAGTGGATGATATTCTGCACTTGAGAACAGAAGACAATGAGAAAAAATTTGTCCAGGCGCGTGTGATCTTTGGGTAAGTATCCTGAACTTTTATCTAATTGATTTGATGTTGATTGGCATTAGGTTGACCTCTGGCAGTGTATATTTAACTATATGTGTTGGATGGAAGGCACATTTTGGTTAACTGTGTAACTGAGAAGTGCTTCTGCCGAAGTTCTCAAATTCGTTCTCTGATAAATGCCAATTTCAAGTGTTCAGTTGTGGACAGGTGCAAACTGGTTCTTTTCTAGACGTTGCAGCACCAAACGGTTTATTTGGGCTTGGTCTTGAGAAGATATCAGTCCCTAGTATTCTGTCTCGGGAAGGTTTTATGGCAGATTCCTTCTCCATGTGCTTTGGTCATGATGGGGCAGGACGAATTAGTTTTGGAGACAAGGGTAGCTTTGACCAGGAAGAGACCCCTTTTAATATAAACCCATTACAGTAAGTGGTAATGACGCCATTAAACACCACCTTAAATTTTTATGGTTAGCGTCATCCAAATCTGTTAGATCCACTTAACCATGCTCTTGTGGAAAACCTTTTGCAGCCCAACGTATAACATTTCTGTAGATCAAATACGCGTTGGAACAACTCTTGTTGACTCAGGTTTTACAGCACTTTTTGATACCGGGACGTCCTTCACATATCTTGCTGACCTATCCTATACAAAGCTTTCAGAGAGTGTAAGAATCCTTTTCAAATGGTACTTATTTGTACACATTGTTAGATAATGTTCAAGATTCAATTGTCTTATTCCTCAACAGTTCCATTCTCAAGTACGAGACAAGCGGCTCCCACCTGATCCTAGGATCCCTTTTGAATATTGTTATGATATGAGGTAATATATGCTATATATGTACATgtgtctctgtgtgtgtgtgtgtattctttttttttctccttcCTTCAACCACTTCTTTACAGCATTTAATTTGTTATCTTTCTGTTTATCATTTTGTGATTTATATTGGACAGTCCTGATGCAAATACGAGCTTGATTCCTAGTTTAAGCCTAACTATGAAAGGGGGAGGCCAACTTGTTGTCTATGATCCAATTATTGTTATATCCATGCAGGTATAATGTTTCAACTGTCTTGCACaatattttgtttttaatttcAGTTATTGCCTTTTTCcagaaaaaaatactaaatattgtCTCCTATGCAGAGTCAACTCGTGTATTGCCTGGCTGTTGTGAAGAGTCAAGACCTAAATATAATTGGACGTAAGCTTCCTTAGTGTAACAATGCTTTTAAATTTTCTATTTTCATTGGATTGAAATGAAATGAAGTTTCAAACACGTGAGGTAATCAAGTCTGTCTTTACTGCTACATGAAACAAAAGGAAAGCTAACTCAACTCGAAAAGCTTAACTCATGAGGCGAGAATTGCCTAAGATCATATAAGAAGACAACAATACATATCCTTAACCAACGTGAGACTCTAACACTGTACATTGTAATATTATTCATTCAGCTATTTTGGTAGGTTCTGTTCAACTGGAGGACTTCATGATTTATTTTTTCCAAAACGCTTTACTTCAAAAAGAGTTGTCAGCAAAATAGTGGTGTTAGAGATAACAGCTGTTTTGGCTTTAATTCCCTGAAATTAAGGGGGTTTCTCTTTATTTTAAGCTTCTGATAATGGAATAGAATAATCACCTTTTTGTAGCCTAAAGAGTCCCAACACCTGGTGAAATTGATACTTCAGGTTCCTAGCAAAGTAATAAACTCTCAGGCAATAAAAATGCTAGAGTTAATCTCAGCACTCTAAAGTTTTGGTTGTCTATCATTGATAAGATACTTAAAGTGGGCAGCTCAAAAATGGATCTATTCATTTACACATTGTGATATGTGACTGTCGTTGCTCTTACTGATCTTTTTCCAGAAAACTTCATGACTGGATACCGCTTTGTGTTTGATCGAGAAAAGGCCATTCTCGGTTGGAAGAAGTTTGATTGTGAGTGTTGTTTACAGTGTTCGTTTCTCCAATAACTTAACTAAGACAAATAGCGTAGGTTTTTTATGCTTCTGGTTTGGATTTGTGGCGTTCATGCAGGTTATGAGATTGAAAAAATAGACCATTTCCCTTCAGAAGCCCTTAATACTACCCGTGTGCCACCTGCTGTTGCTGTTGGGCCTGGAAATGATGATGCAGAAAAATCAGATGAAAGGACTACAAATACTCCTCAAAGTTCTTTTGCATCATCAGTTTATCAAACATTTTATTTGAACCTCATAAAATGCTACCTAGCATCTCTAACATTGCTACTTTTATAATAGCTACCATATGCTCATTGTCACTGACCTTTTGGCAGCTAGATGTGGTTGAAGTTCTCAGTATTTAGGTATGTTTCATAGCGCTTTAGCACATAGTGCAGATAACAACTTTGTAAAGCTCCAATATGGTGGGAAATTTTTTCGTTGCCTGGTCATATTTGAATTCGAGGCTAACCCATTAAATGTAAATACATATAGAAAAGTTATATTTTTCCCGAGCCAAACCTTATGTTTTTGTCGTTAAGACATGGCAATATGGTAGCTAATGTACATTATGATTGCAATAGAACAGTGGATTGTATAGAGCCACCATGTTCCACTGTCACAGCTGCAACGATATCCAATTAGTACTTCTCCTCTCCTTTTGCTCCTCAACCCCTCAGCTTCCCGCTTAATGTCATGGGTATTGTTCGATTGGACAATGGATATGGATGATATTTTGAATTTGAATCTCAATGTCTAGAGGCAGCTGAATCGACCCTACATTTTATGTATTGTGATTGTGGCATTTTTGTTTGAGGGGTGAAGGTGGGAACTAGGAGGGTGGCGGATGCCATATTACACTACCATTAAAGTCTCGTGAACTCCTTTTTCATATATGCTAGATTGTTTTTGTGGAGTGCATATACATTACCTCTCTTTTTTCCTTCAAACTTAGAATTGTGCTTTGAAGTTTTGGATTAGGTTTCCTCACCATAATAGGTTAGAACGTGAATGCTGATTTTTAGCTCTTTACAGCTAGGAATTAGCTTCTCCAAGTCCAGTTCAGAAATGCTAATTATACCAGAAGTTCCTGTTATGACCAGTTTAACTGCTACTGAAACATGAAAGCATGACTTGATTCCCTATGCATTAGGTAAAGATGTTACTTTTACGATAATTCAGTTATTCTAACGCTAAAATATACTCCATAAAGAGTTGGACAACTTGTCATTGATTACTTCAATTTTGTCTATTCTTAATAAGGATGTAATTCTCGGGAACTCCTTCAGTCTGGCGGTAGTATTTCTGCGTTGACTTTGAATCTTGGAACAGTTTAGTCAACACGGTTTAAATAAACATATAGACTGTGGATGAAGTTTTTTTTTGGTTGATGGTAAAAGGAATGGACTTTCTTTATTGTAGTGGATGTTTGCTAGTCTGATACTTT contains:
- the LOC104246854 gene encoding aspartyl protease family protein 1, with translation MSSFIIFFLTLLSIRQCSGRVFTFEMHHRFSETVKKWSLQKIGGPLHNWPVKGSLQYYTQLANHDKLLHGRKLYKFGGPLTFSDGNSTFRISSLGFLHYTTVTLGTPGMKFLVALDTGSDLFWVPCECGKCASTDDPTLYSSDFELSIYSLNGSSTSKQVTCSNSLCTERNNCLGTYSHCPYSVSYVSSETSTSGILVDDILHLRTEDNEKKFVQARVIFGCGQVQTGSFLDVAAPNGLFGLGLEKISVPSILSREGFMADSFSMCFGHDGAGRISFGDKGSFDQEETPFNINPLHPTYNISVDQIRVGTTLVDSGFTALFDTGTSFTYLADLSYTKLSESFHSQVRDKRLPPDPRIPFEYCYDMSPDANTSLIPSLSLTMKGGGQLVVYDPIIVISMQSQLVYCLAVVKSQDLNIIGQNFMTGYRFVFDREKAILGWKKFDCYEIEKIDHFPSEALNTTRVPPAVAVGPGNDDAEKSDERTTNTPQSSFASSVYQTFYLNLIKCYLASLTLLLL